The following proteins are co-located in the Mauremys reevesii isolate NIE-2019 linkage group 23, ASM1616193v1, whole genome shotgun sequence genome:
- the KIAA1522 gene encoding uncharacterized protein KIAA1522 homolog isoform X3, with product MVVFLGRNLPSLLTLFKKKGSAKAENNKRLNVQYKAGEERPDNVFFPSSRPPHLEELHNQAQAGLKSLQHQEKQKQTRSGWDHGDSNSIQSSHTSAEDDEISFRSRTQSCTTENASEDALSIRSEMIQRKGSTFRPHDSFPKSSEKAGKRRKERRTTVLGIPQHVQKELGLRNSHELRKRPGSVSPRDGPIQAGSPHSLGSPLLVNGGEADGGMIHIPTINGNLQPPPAPKGGARVSLQALEEAESDAAIQRHINCVYYDDTLLGRRTAAKLTPLLRPKSLAVPGMTTNPSPPPELLGPVMSISPQATYMSKIIPNAVLPPMVDVIALSRSSVRTLSRCSLVSSSPASVRSLTRFSEPSARSREHSSSSDNWSHSQSTETIVSDSSTISSHGGSNSRKGEAGPPSEADTAGRSDTDQLSVYSAASCTNSCGQARPVYTAHGLLAVGPGGSSGRASPAYSTSSMADGSDTVSVRSDRSSTRSVSLRKMKKPPAPPRRTHSLHQKAQQHQQAMGEGGQKVLGLPPKPDPRPQREPWTPRLESQSPLGEDEVFSPCSLSETSSIRSDSLAYSADASSPDVSRCSPVPGEKLRREVEGVAVILREQQATPRQSSPEGFKRTMSPSSGYSSQSGTPTLPTKGLGPHASSPGKRRPQPKKPERVCSLQSPALSISSSLTSLSSSTSDPAPAETVAPPAGPALSWQSRMDRFIIPPHPKVPAPISPPPTKPRPAAPSASPTVSSPAPSTASQEPSALPKPSSRSPPPSPPPPYHPPPPPVKKAETSPEAPHSETIQEVPQDPSWPPPPPPALEEQDLSMADFPPPDEAGFSTMPEPLPVTGTAGSSSVAAQPEPAGSEQPASTKAAPRGDGPGAASLAFSAKVSSRTQQQQAPLAGSALPAPAAELPMSTAMSPSAGAAPDLQPGQANPAVPAAPPPAPAAPASPTALQLQASLKKTTNGSRLDPKKEPVSRSKSNPTPKEDANLPIVTPSLLQMVRLRSVNVDGHAPAGPGKQTPGQNGQGADGVGKQPQQVPQKPIRKSLSLRQSPSSKDTVPLNQLQNAVRLKTSTLSSRDAPTSRLADRTNGNKLTLPGHAASSSEPTAGDAKDGQVSPIHKSPASTASFIFAKSSKKLVIETPSSPEAQADLKRNLVAELMNFAGQRSTIPAMTQQGQVPPGKPQAQRKSSKIPPPIARKPSLGMGPPQSPVSPKPQGEEVLNCSLPDSKAKAPSAEENRTKSELSVNATPRADSSGAGHLAGPETPSQNPPV from the exons ATGGTGGTTTTCCTTGGCAGaaacctcccctccctcctgactCTGTTTAAGAAGAAAG GCTCTGCCAAGGCTGAGAACAACAAGAGGCTGAATGTCCAGTACAAGGCGGGAGAGGAGCGGCCCGACAATGTCTTCTTCCCCAGCAGCCGTCCGCCGCACCTGGAAGAGCTGCACAACCAGGCTCAGGCAGGGCTCAAATCTCTGCAGCACCAAG aaaaacaaaaacagaccAGAAGCGGCTGGGACCATGGAGACAGCAACAGCATCCAG TCTTCCCACACCTCTGCGGAGGACGATGAGATTTCCTTCCGAAGCAGGACCCAGTCGTGCACAACAGAGAATGCCTCCGAGGACGCCCTCTCCATCCGCTCAGAGATGATCCAGAGGAAAG GTTCCACCTTCCGGCCTcacgactccttccccaaatcctcggagaaggcagggaagaggaggaaggagaggaggacgACGGTGCTGGGCATCCCCCAGCATGTCCAGAAGGAGCTGG GTCTGAGAAACAGTCACGAGCTGAGGAAACGCCCTGGCAGCGTTTCCCCCCGAGATGGCCCCATACAGGCTGGGAGCCCCCACAGCCTGGGATCACCCCTCTTGGTGAATGGCGGCGAGGCAGACGGTGGCATGATCCACATCCCCACCATCAATGGAAACCTGCAGCCCCCGCCGGCCCCCAAGGGCGGCGCCCGTGTATCCCTGCAAGCCCTGGAGGAGGCAGAGTCAGACGCAGCCATCCAGAGGCACATCAACTGTGTCTACTACGACGACAcgctgctggggaggaggacgGCAGCCAAGCTGACTCCCTTACTGAGGCCGAAGTCACTGGCTGTGCCGGGAATGACCACCAACCCCAGCCCTCCCCCGGAGCTGCTGGGCCCTGTTATGTCCATTTCCCCCCAGGCCACCTACATGTCCAAGATCATTCCCAACGCCGTCCTGCCCCCCATGGTGGACGTCATCGCGCTGAGCAGGAGCAGCGTGCGGACGTTGAGCCGCTGCAGCCTGGTTTCCTCCAGCCCGGCCTCAGTCCGCTCCCTCACCCGCTTCTCGGAGCCCAGCGCCCGCAGCCGGGAGCACTCCTCCTCCAGCGACAACTGGAGCCACTCCCAGTCCACGGAGACCATCGTGTCCGACAGCTCCACCATCTCCTCACACGGCGGCTCCAACAGCAGGAAGGGGGAGGCCGGGCCACCCAGCGAGGCGGATACAGCAGGCCGGTCCGACACGGACCAGCTCAGTGTCTACAGCGCCGCGAGCTGCACCAACTCCtgtggccaggccaggcctgtcTACACGGCCCACGGCCTGCTGGCGGTGGGGCCGGGGGGCAGCAGCGGCAGGGCCTCGCCTGCCTACAGCACCAGCAGCATGGCGGACGGCTCGGACACCGTGAGCGTGAGGAGCGACCGCTCTTCCACCCGCAGCGTATCCCTCAGGAAGATGAAGAAGCCGCCGGCGCCCCCTAGGAGGACCCACTCCCTACACCAAAAGgcgcagcagcaccagcaggcaATGGGCGAGGGGGGGCAGAAGGTGCTGGGCCTGCCCCCCAAGCCCGATCCCAGACCCCAGCGTGAGCCGTGGACACCGCGCCTGGAGAGCCAGAGCCCCCTGGGCGAGGACGAGGTGTTCTCGCCCTGCTCGCTGAGCGAGACCAGCAGCATCCGCTCCGACAGCCTGGCCTACTCGGCCGACGCCAGCTCCCCCGACGTGTCCCGGTGCAGCCCGGTGCCGGGGGAGAAGCTccggagggaggtggagggggtggCCGTCATCCTCAGGGAGCAGCAGGCCACCCCCAGGCAGAGCTCCCCCGAGGGATTCAAGCGCACCATGTCGCCCTCCAGTGGCTACTCGAGTCAGAGtggcacccccaccctccccaccaaaGGGCTTGGCCCTCACGCCTCGTCTCCAGGAAAGAGGAGGCCCCAGCCAAAGAAACCGGAGAGGGTCTGCTCGCTGCAGTCCCCTGCGCTGTCCATCTCCTCCTCACTGACATCCTTGTCCTCCTCCACCTCTGACCCAGCCCCTGCAGAGACCGTggcacccccagctggcccagccctgtcctggcaGAGTAGAATGGACAGGTTTATTATTCCTCCTCACCCCAAGGTCCCGGCCCCGatctcccccccgcccaccaAGCCTCGGCCCGCAGCGCCTTCTGCCAGCCCCActgtctcctcccctgccccaagcacggccAGCCAGGAGCCCTCGGCGCTTCCGAAGCCCAGCAGCAGGTCACCCCCTccatctcctccacctccctacCATCCTCCTCCACCACCAGTGAAAAAGGCTGAGACAAGTCCAGAGGCCCCCCACTCAGAGACTATTCAGGAGGTGCCTCAGGACCCTTCGTGGCCCCCACCtccgcccccagcactggaggaaCAGGATCTGTCCATGGCGGACTTCCCTCCTCCAGATGAGGCCGGCTTCTCCACCATGCCGGAGCCGCTCCCTGTCACCGGAACCGCAGGGTCTTCCTCCGTTgcagcccagccagagcctgcgggctcagagcagccagccagcaccAAAGCAGCACCCAGAGGGGATGGTCCAGGGGCAGCCTCGCTCGCATTCTCCGCCAAAGTCTCCTCAAGGACTCAGCAGCAACAGGCCCCCTTGGCTGGTTCAGCACTGCCAGCTCCCGCTGCGGAGTTGCCCATGTCCACCGCCATGTCCCCATCAGCCGGAGCAGCGCCTGACTTGCAGCCTGGCCAGGCCAATCCTGcggtgcctgcagccccaccTCCCGCACCTGCGGCTCCAGCCTCGCCCACAGCTCTCCAGCTTCAAGCAAGCCTTAAGAAGACAACGAATGGCTCCCGGTTGGATCCTAAGAAGGAGCCTGTCTCTCGCAGTAAGAGCAACCCCACGCCAAAGGAGGACGCTAACCTCCCCATCGTCactccctccctgctgcagatGGTGCGCCTGCGCTCGGTCAATGTGGATGGGCATGCGCCGGCCGGCCCGGGCAAGCAGACACCTGGCCAGAACGGACAGGGCGCCGATGGCGTAGGGAAGCAGCCCCAGCAGGTCCCCCAGAAACCCATCCGCAAGTCCCTGTCCCTGCGGCAGTCCCCTTCTTCCAAAGACACCGTGCCTTTGAACCAGCTGCAAAACGCTGTACGGCTGAAGACTTCCACCTTGTCCTCCAGAGACGCCCCAACCTCCAGACTGGCGGACCGGACCAACGGCAACAAGCTGACTCTCCCAGGCCACGCAGCCTCTAGCTCGGAGCCTACCGCGGGGGATGCCAAGGACGGCCAGGTGTCCCCCATCCACAAATCACCTGCCTCCACCGCCAGCTTCATCTTCGCCAAGAGCTCCAAGAAGCTGGTCATAGAGACCCCATCTTCCCCAGAGGCCCAGGCCGACCTGAAGAGGAACTTGGTAGCTGAGCTGATGAATTTCGCCGGGCAGCGCTCCACAATCCCAGCAATGACCCAGCAAGGCCAGGTGCCCCCTGGTAAGCCACAAGCACAGAGGAAGTCCAGCAAGATCCCACCTCCCATAGCCAGGAAGCCTTCGCTTGGCATGGGGCCGCCTCAGTCACCTGTGAGCCCAAAGCCGCAGGGGGAGGAAGTGCTGAACTGTTCCCTACCAGACAGTAAAGCAAAGGCTCCCTCGGCAGAAGAGAACAGGACTAAGAGCGAACTGTCCGTGAACGCGACCCCCCGAGCCGACAGCAGCGGAGCCGGGCACCTGGCAGGCCCAGAGACACCATCGCAGAATCCCCCTGTATAA
- the KIAA1522 gene encoding uncharacterized protein KIAA1522 homolog isoform X2, producing the protein MGNMHQKRNPPNAKARSFWHFGRTGKLKTGSAKAENNKRLNVQYKAGEERPDNVFFPSSRPPHLEELHNQAQAGLKSLQHQEKQKQTRSGWDHGDSNSIQSSHTSAEDDEISFRSRTQSCTTENASEDALSIRSEMIQRKGSTFRPHDSFPKSSEKAGKRRKERRTTVLGIPQHVQKELGLRNSHELRKRPGSVSPRDGPIQAGSPHSLGSPLLVNGGEADGGMIHIPTINGNLQPPPAPKGGARVSLQALEEAESDAAIQRHINCVYYDDTLLGRRTAAKLTPLLRPKSLAVPGMTTNPSPPPELLGPVMSISPQATYMSKIIPNAVLPPMVDVIALSRSSVRTLSRCSLVSSSPASVRSLTRFSEPSARSREHSSSSDNWSHSQSTETIVSDSSTISSHGGSNSRKGEAGPPSEADTAGRSDTDQLSVYSAASCTNSCGQARPVYTAHGLLAVGPGGSSGRASPAYSTSSMADGSDTVSVRSDRSSTRSVSLRKMKKPPAPPRRTHSLHQKAQQHQQAMGEGGQKVLGLPPKPDPRPQREPWTPRLESQSPLGEDEVFSPCSLSETSSIRSDSLAYSADASSPDVSRCSPVPGEKLRREVEGVAVILREQQATPRQSSPEGFKRTMSPSSGYSSQSGTPTLPTKGLGPHASSPGKRRPQPKKPERVCSLQSPALSISSSLTSLSSSTSDPAPAETVAPPAGPALSWQSRMDRFIIPPHPKVPAPISPPPTKPRPAAPSASPTVSSPAPSTASQEPSALPKPSSRSPPPSPPPPYHPPPPPVKKAETSPEAPHSETIQEVPQDPSWPPPPPPALEEQDLSMADFPPPDEAGFSTMPEPLPVTGTAGSSSVAAQPEPAGSEQPASTKAAPRGDGPGAASLAFSAKVSSRTQQQQAPLAGSALPAPAAELPMSTAMSPSAGAAPDLQPGQANPAVPAAPPPAPAAPASPTALQLQASLKKTTNGSRLDPKKEPVSRSKSNPTPKEDANLPIVTPSLLQMVRLRSVNVDGHAPAGPGKQTPGQNGQGADGVGKQPQQVPQKPIRKSLSLRQSPSSKDTVPLNQLQNAVRLKTSTLSSRDAPTSRLADRTNGNKLTLPGHAASSSEPTAGDAKDGQVSPIHKSPASTASFIFAKSSKKLVIETPSSPEAQADLKRNLVAELMNFAGQRSTIPAMTQQGQVPPGKPQAQRKSSKIPPPIARKPSLGMGPPQSPVSPKPQGEEVLNCSLPDSKAKAPSAEENRTKSELSVNATPRADSSGAGHLAGPETPSQNPPV; encoded by the exons GCTCTGCCAAGGCTGAGAACAACAAGAGGCTGAATGTCCAGTACAAGGCGGGAGAGGAGCGGCCCGACAATGTCTTCTTCCCCAGCAGCCGTCCGCCGCACCTGGAAGAGCTGCACAACCAGGCTCAGGCAGGGCTCAAATCTCTGCAGCACCAAG aaaaacaaaaacagaccAGAAGCGGCTGGGACCATGGAGACAGCAACAGCATCCAG TCTTCCCACACCTCTGCGGAGGACGATGAGATTTCCTTCCGAAGCAGGACCCAGTCGTGCACAACAGAGAATGCCTCCGAGGACGCCCTCTCCATCCGCTCAGAGATGATCCAGAGGAAAG GTTCCACCTTCCGGCCTcacgactccttccccaaatcctcggagaaggcagggaagaggaggaaggagaggaggacgACGGTGCTGGGCATCCCCCAGCATGTCCAGAAGGAGCTGG GTCTGAGAAACAGTCACGAGCTGAGGAAACGCCCTGGCAGCGTTTCCCCCCGAGATGGCCCCATACAGGCTGGGAGCCCCCACAGCCTGGGATCACCCCTCTTGGTGAATGGCGGCGAGGCAGACGGTGGCATGATCCACATCCCCACCATCAATGGAAACCTGCAGCCCCCGCCGGCCCCCAAGGGCGGCGCCCGTGTATCCCTGCAAGCCCTGGAGGAGGCAGAGTCAGACGCAGCCATCCAGAGGCACATCAACTGTGTCTACTACGACGACAcgctgctggggaggaggacgGCAGCCAAGCTGACTCCCTTACTGAGGCCGAAGTCACTGGCTGTGCCGGGAATGACCACCAACCCCAGCCCTCCCCCGGAGCTGCTGGGCCCTGTTATGTCCATTTCCCCCCAGGCCACCTACATGTCCAAGATCATTCCCAACGCCGTCCTGCCCCCCATGGTGGACGTCATCGCGCTGAGCAGGAGCAGCGTGCGGACGTTGAGCCGCTGCAGCCTGGTTTCCTCCAGCCCGGCCTCAGTCCGCTCCCTCACCCGCTTCTCGGAGCCCAGCGCCCGCAGCCGGGAGCACTCCTCCTCCAGCGACAACTGGAGCCACTCCCAGTCCACGGAGACCATCGTGTCCGACAGCTCCACCATCTCCTCACACGGCGGCTCCAACAGCAGGAAGGGGGAGGCCGGGCCACCCAGCGAGGCGGATACAGCAGGCCGGTCCGACACGGACCAGCTCAGTGTCTACAGCGCCGCGAGCTGCACCAACTCCtgtggccaggccaggcctgtcTACACGGCCCACGGCCTGCTGGCGGTGGGGCCGGGGGGCAGCAGCGGCAGGGCCTCGCCTGCCTACAGCACCAGCAGCATGGCGGACGGCTCGGACACCGTGAGCGTGAGGAGCGACCGCTCTTCCACCCGCAGCGTATCCCTCAGGAAGATGAAGAAGCCGCCGGCGCCCCCTAGGAGGACCCACTCCCTACACCAAAAGgcgcagcagcaccagcaggcaATGGGCGAGGGGGGGCAGAAGGTGCTGGGCCTGCCCCCCAAGCCCGATCCCAGACCCCAGCGTGAGCCGTGGACACCGCGCCTGGAGAGCCAGAGCCCCCTGGGCGAGGACGAGGTGTTCTCGCCCTGCTCGCTGAGCGAGACCAGCAGCATCCGCTCCGACAGCCTGGCCTACTCGGCCGACGCCAGCTCCCCCGACGTGTCCCGGTGCAGCCCGGTGCCGGGGGAGAAGCTccggagggaggtggagggggtggCCGTCATCCTCAGGGAGCAGCAGGCCACCCCCAGGCAGAGCTCCCCCGAGGGATTCAAGCGCACCATGTCGCCCTCCAGTGGCTACTCGAGTCAGAGtggcacccccaccctccccaccaaaGGGCTTGGCCCTCACGCCTCGTCTCCAGGAAAGAGGAGGCCCCAGCCAAAGAAACCGGAGAGGGTCTGCTCGCTGCAGTCCCCTGCGCTGTCCATCTCCTCCTCACTGACATCCTTGTCCTCCTCCACCTCTGACCCAGCCCCTGCAGAGACCGTggcacccccagctggcccagccctgtcctggcaGAGTAGAATGGACAGGTTTATTATTCCTCCTCACCCCAAGGTCCCGGCCCCGatctcccccccgcccaccaAGCCTCGGCCCGCAGCGCCTTCTGCCAGCCCCActgtctcctcccctgccccaagcacggccAGCCAGGAGCCCTCGGCGCTTCCGAAGCCCAGCAGCAGGTCACCCCCTccatctcctccacctccctacCATCCTCCTCCACCACCAGTGAAAAAGGCTGAGACAAGTCCAGAGGCCCCCCACTCAGAGACTATTCAGGAGGTGCCTCAGGACCCTTCGTGGCCCCCACCtccgcccccagcactggaggaaCAGGATCTGTCCATGGCGGACTTCCCTCCTCCAGATGAGGCCGGCTTCTCCACCATGCCGGAGCCGCTCCCTGTCACCGGAACCGCAGGGTCTTCCTCCGTTgcagcccagccagagcctgcgggctcagagcagccagccagcaccAAAGCAGCACCCAGAGGGGATGGTCCAGGGGCAGCCTCGCTCGCATTCTCCGCCAAAGTCTCCTCAAGGACTCAGCAGCAACAGGCCCCCTTGGCTGGTTCAGCACTGCCAGCTCCCGCTGCGGAGTTGCCCATGTCCACCGCCATGTCCCCATCAGCCGGAGCAGCGCCTGACTTGCAGCCTGGCCAGGCCAATCCTGcggtgcctgcagccccaccTCCCGCACCTGCGGCTCCAGCCTCGCCCACAGCTCTCCAGCTTCAAGCAAGCCTTAAGAAGACAACGAATGGCTCCCGGTTGGATCCTAAGAAGGAGCCTGTCTCTCGCAGTAAGAGCAACCCCACGCCAAAGGAGGACGCTAACCTCCCCATCGTCactccctccctgctgcagatGGTGCGCCTGCGCTCGGTCAATGTGGATGGGCATGCGCCGGCCGGCCCGGGCAAGCAGACACCTGGCCAGAACGGACAGGGCGCCGATGGCGTAGGGAAGCAGCCCCAGCAGGTCCCCCAGAAACCCATCCGCAAGTCCCTGTCCCTGCGGCAGTCCCCTTCTTCCAAAGACACCGTGCCTTTGAACCAGCTGCAAAACGCTGTACGGCTGAAGACTTCCACCTTGTCCTCCAGAGACGCCCCAACCTCCAGACTGGCGGACCGGACCAACGGCAACAAGCTGACTCTCCCAGGCCACGCAGCCTCTAGCTCGGAGCCTACCGCGGGGGATGCCAAGGACGGCCAGGTGTCCCCCATCCACAAATCACCTGCCTCCACCGCCAGCTTCATCTTCGCCAAGAGCTCCAAGAAGCTGGTCATAGAGACCCCATCTTCCCCAGAGGCCCAGGCCGACCTGAAGAGGAACTTGGTAGCTGAGCTGATGAATTTCGCCGGGCAGCGCTCCACAATCCCAGCAATGACCCAGCAAGGCCAGGTGCCCCCTGGTAAGCCACAAGCACAGAGGAAGTCCAGCAAGATCCCACCTCCCATAGCCAGGAAGCCTTCGCTTGGCATGGGGCCGCCTCAGTCACCTGTGAGCCCAAAGCCGCAGGGGGAGGAAGTGCTGAACTGTTCCCTACCAGACAGTAAAGCAAAGGCTCCCTCGGCAGAAGAGAACAGGACTAAGAGCGAACTGTCCGTGAACGCGACCCCCCGAGCCGACAGCAGCGGAGCCGGGCACCTGGCAGGCCCAGAGACACCATCGCAGAATCCCCCTGTATAA